A genome region from Variovorax paradoxus includes the following:
- a CDS encoding serine hydrolase domain-containing protein, with protein MPIFIRTALAAAFTLLAVNTTSAQTPAPAALPDPAATSVDALGWMKGFPPPPDKLITFDNPAGGVFPRTRWSFSHVRETVPTANVWRGSGAASPLPSAPRNDIEAVTFKPLGGEQTLNFAQMISGTYTDGILVMHRGKVVYEKYFGALTPERPHIAMSVTKSFVGTLAAILADEGKLDPAAPVVRYIPELKDTAYGDATVRQVMDMTVGVHYSENYADPKAEIWDYARAGGMLTQGPNYAGPKSFYEFLVTLKKEGEHGDAFAYKTVNAEVLAWILRRASNQSLADLLSEKIWRRIGAEQDAYFMVDRIGTESGGGGLNTVLRDLARFGETMRNGGRSANGQQAIPKAVVEDIQRGGDPARFVKAGYPLLKGWSYRDMWWVSHNPHGAYMARGIHGQSIYIDPKAEMVIVRYAAHPVAANGANDPLTLPAFQALGEALMR; from the coding sequence ATGCCGATCTTCATCCGCACGGCGCTCGCCGCCGCCTTCACCCTGCTTGCAGTGAACACCACCTCCGCCCAGACACCCGCGCCCGCCGCGCTGCCCGACCCCGCCGCCACCTCGGTCGACGCGCTGGGCTGGATGAAAGGCTTTCCGCCTCCGCCCGACAAGCTCATCACCTTCGACAACCCCGCGGGCGGCGTGTTTCCGCGCACGCGCTGGAGCTTCTCGCACGTGCGCGAGACCGTGCCCACGGCCAACGTGTGGCGCGGCAGCGGCGCAGCCAGCCCGCTGCCTTCGGCGCCGCGCAACGACATCGAGGCGGTCACCTTCAAACCCCTGGGCGGCGAGCAGACGCTGAACTTCGCCCAGATGATCTCGGGCACCTACACCGACGGCATCCTCGTGATGCACCGCGGCAAGGTGGTCTACGAGAAGTACTTCGGCGCGCTCACGCCCGAGCGCCCGCACATCGCCATGTCGGTCACCAAGTCCTTCGTGGGCACGCTGGCGGCCATCCTCGCGGACGAGGGCAAGCTCGACCCGGCCGCGCCCGTCGTCAGGTACATCCCCGAACTCAAGGACACGGCGTACGGCGACGCCACCGTGCGCCAGGTGATGGACATGACCGTGGGCGTGCACTATTCCGAGAACTACGCCGACCCGAAGGCGGAGATCTGGGACTACGCGCGCGCCGGCGGCATGCTCACGCAGGGCCCGAACTACGCCGGGCCCAAGTCGTTCTACGAGTTCCTCGTCACGCTGAAGAAGGAAGGCGAGCACGGCGACGCCTTCGCCTACAAGACGGTCAACGCCGAGGTGCTCGCCTGGATCCTTCGCCGCGCCAGCAACCAGTCGCTGGCCGATCTGCTGAGCGAGAAGATCTGGCGGCGCATCGGCGCCGAGCAGGACGCGTACTTCATGGTCGACCGCATCGGCACCGAGTCGGGTGGCGGCGGCCTGAACACGGTGCTGCGCGACCTGGCGCGCTTCGGCGAAACGATGCGCAATGGCGGACGTTCCGCCAACGGGCAGCAGGCGATTCCGAAGGCGGTGGTGGAGGACATCCAGCGCGGCGGCGATCCGGCCAGATTCGTGAAGGCCGGCTATCCGCTGCTCAAGGGCTGGAGCTACCGCGACATGTGGTGGGTGTCGCACAACCCGCACGGCGCCTACATGGCGCGCGGCATCCACGGCCAGAGCATCTACATCGACCCGAAGGCCGAGATGGTGATCGTGCGCTACGCGGCGCACCCTGTGGCCGCCAACGGCGCCAACGACCCGCTCACGCTGCCTGCGTTTCAGGCACTGGGCGAGGCGCTGATGCGCTGA
- a CDS encoding crotonase/enoyl-CoA hydratase family protein, producing MTATPTTPPAEGCIDTQVLGHVLLIGINRPAKRNGWTPPMFKQLAEAYTRLDDDPELRVGVLHAFGDHFTAGLDLPAVAEYMKRGEKAIPQGLVEPHDFGLEGYRRRTKPMVVAVKGICFTVGIELMLGADIVVAADNCRFSQMEVQRGIMATGGATLRMAERAGLGNAMLHLLTADEFGSDEAYRLNFVQKVVPAGEELDAALAIAQRIAAQAPLAVVATRLNVLKAIEHGPLAAVSEFIETQKRLSNSEDAAEGVRSFVERRPARFSGR from the coding sequence ATGACCGCCACCCCCACCACCCCGCCCGCCGAAGGCTGCATCGACACCCAGGTGCTCGGCCACGTGCTGCTGATCGGCATCAACCGGCCGGCCAAGCGCAACGGCTGGACGCCGCCGATGTTCAAGCAGCTGGCCGAGGCCTACACCCGGCTGGACGACGATCCGGAACTGCGCGTGGGCGTGCTGCATGCCTTCGGCGACCATTTCACGGCAGGCCTCGACCTGCCGGCGGTGGCCGAGTACATGAAGCGCGGCGAGAAGGCGATTCCGCAAGGCCTGGTCGAGCCGCACGACTTCGGGCTCGAGGGCTACCGCCGCCGCACCAAGCCGATGGTGGTGGCCGTGAAGGGCATCTGCTTCACGGTGGGCATCGAGCTGATGCTGGGCGCCGACATCGTGGTGGCGGCCGACAACTGCCGCTTCTCGCAGATGGAAGTGCAGCGCGGCATCATGGCCACGGGCGGCGCTACGCTGCGCATGGCCGAGCGTGCGGGCCTGGGCAACGCGATGCTGCACCTGCTCACGGCCGACGAGTTCGGCAGCGACGAGGCCTACCGCCTGAACTTCGTGCAGAAGGTGGTGCCGGCGGGCGAGGAGCTCGACGCGGCACTGGCCATTGCGCAGCGCATCGCGGCCCAGGCGCCACTGGCGGTGGTGGCCACGCGGCTCAACGTGCTGAAAGCCATCGAGCACGGCCCGCTGGCCGCGGTGTCGGAATTCATCGAGACGCAGAAGCGCCTGTCCAACAGCGAGGACGCCGCCGAGGGCGTGCGCTCCTTCGTCGAACGCCGCCCGGCGCGCTTCAGCGGCCGTTGA
- a CDS encoding branched-chain amino acid ABC transporter permease has translation MRFIFKTSYDQDVRLAKHGGHVFCYGLLVAFLLAAPWIIDEYWLAQLTFVLIYGIVGLGLMLLAGFTGQFSIGHAAFLGAGAYTQGVLTNLGVPFPLALVAAAALAAAVGVVVALPALRVKGIYLGIATLSFGFIVEEVFARWESVTGGNAGLHVKSPQLFGWSLGSGDGFYFLCLVVAVLSTLGILNLLRSPTGRAFVAIRDSEISAQSMGIHLARYKTMSFAISAALAGLGGALYAHKLSFISPDQFSILQSIDLLLMVVIGGLGSVHGAFLGAIFLIAMPQLISMGKDWLPAVVGQAPGLQGLVYGLVLIAFVLFEPLGLYGRWLKIRTWLQLFPFYRKGLFKRQKSFTKSDRLR, from the coding sequence ATGCGCTTCATCTTCAAGACAAGCTACGACCAGGACGTCCGCCTCGCCAAGCACGGAGGGCATGTGTTCTGCTACGGCCTGCTCGTGGCCTTCCTGCTGGCCGCGCCGTGGATCATCGATGAGTACTGGCTCGCTCAGCTGACCTTCGTGCTGATCTACGGCATCGTCGGTCTGGGGCTGATGCTGCTGGCCGGGTTCACCGGGCAGTTCTCCATCGGGCATGCGGCGTTCCTGGGAGCGGGTGCGTACACGCAGGGCGTGCTGACCAACCTGGGCGTGCCGTTCCCGCTCGCGCTCGTCGCTGCCGCCGCGCTGGCCGCGGCGGTGGGCGTGGTGGTCGCCTTGCCGGCGCTGCGCGTGAAGGGCATCTACCTGGGCATCGCGACGCTGTCGTTCGGCTTCATCGTCGAGGAGGTGTTCGCGCGCTGGGAGAGCGTGACGGGCGGCAACGCGGGGCTGCACGTGAAGTCGCCGCAGCTGTTCGGCTGGTCGCTGGGCTCGGGCGACGGCTTCTACTTCCTGTGCCTGGTGGTGGCGGTGCTCAGCACGCTGGGCATCCTGAATTTGCTGCGTTCGCCGACCGGGCGCGCCTTCGTGGCGATCCGCGACTCGGAGATCTCGGCGCAGAGCATGGGCATCCACCTGGCGCGCTACAAGACGATGTCGTTCGCGATCTCGGCCGCGCTCGCGGGGCTGGGCGGCGCGCTGTATGCGCACAAGCTGAGCTTCATCTCGCCGGACCAGTTCAGCATCCTGCAGTCGATCGATCTGCTGCTGATGGTGGTGATCGGCGGGCTCGGCTCGGTGCACGGCGCGTTCCTGGGCGCGATCTTTCTCATCGCGATGCCGCAACTGATCTCCATGGGCAAGGACTGGCTGCCTGCGGTCGTGGGTCAGGCGCCGGGGCTGCAGGGGCTCGTCTACGGGCTGGTGCTGATCGCGTTCGTGCTGTTCGAGCCGCTCGGGCTTTACGGCCGCTGGCTGAAGATCCGCACCTGGCTGCAGCTCTTTCCGTTCTACCGCAAGGGGCTGTTCAAGCGGCAGAAGTCGTTCACCAAGTCGGACCGGTTGAGATGA
- a CDS encoding branched-chain amino acid ABC transporter permease gives MQILQLLLSGIAQGCIYGLIALGFVLIYKATETVSFAQGDLMMLGAFGAFAGMSLFGMPFWLAAILAVVAMAAFGVLLELVVIRPILGQPQFSIVMLTIGIAYVARGLVTMVPGIGTETHTLAVPYKDQIWKLGELVVNLEQLAIIIATAILCGLLFAMFRYSKLGIAMQASSQNQLAAYYMGIPVKRLNGLVWGLAAAVAAIAGMLLAPITFVHANMGFIGLKAFPAAVVGGFGSLPGAIVGGLVIGIVESFAGFYLPDGFKDTAPYIVVLLMLMIKPNGLFGEKLRKKV, from the coding sequence ATGCAGATCCTTCAACTCCTGCTGTCGGGCATCGCGCAAGGTTGCATCTACGGGCTGATCGCGCTGGGCTTCGTGCTCATCTACAAGGCCACCGAGACGGTGAGCTTCGCGCAGGGCGACCTGATGATGCTGGGCGCCTTCGGTGCTTTCGCGGGCATGTCGCTGTTCGGCATGCCGTTCTGGCTCGCCGCCATTCTTGCGGTGGTGGCCATGGCCGCCTTCGGCGTGCTGCTCGAGCTGGTGGTGATCCGGCCGATCCTGGGGCAGCCGCAGTTCTCGATCGTGATGCTGACCATCGGCATCGCCTACGTGGCGCGCGGGCTCGTCACCATGGTGCCGGGCATCGGCACCGAGACGCACACGCTGGCCGTGCCCTACAAGGACCAGATCTGGAAGCTCGGCGAGCTGGTGGTCAACCTGGAGCAACTGGCCATCATCATTGCCACGGCCATCCTGTGCGGCCTGCTGTTCGCGATGTTCCGCTACAGCAAGCTGGGCATCGCGATGCAGGCCTCGTCGCAGAACCAGCTCGCGGCCTATTACATGGGCATTCCGGTGAAGCGGCTCAACGGGCTGGTGTGGGGGCTGGCGGCAGCGGTGGCGGCCATCGCGGGCATGCTGCTGGCACCGATCACCTTCGTGCACGCGAACATGGGCTTCATCGGGCTGAAGGCGTTCCCGGCGGCGGTGGTGGGCGGCTTCGGCAGCCTGCCGGGCGCCATCGTCGGCGGGCTGGTGATCGGCATTGTCGAGTCGTTCGCGGGCTTCTACCTGCCCGACGGCTTCAAGGACACGGCGCCCTACATCGTGGTGCTGCTGATGCTCATGATCAAGCCGAACGGCCTGTTCGGCGAGAAGCTGCGCAAGAAGGTGTAA
- a CDS encoding ABC transporter ATP-binding protein, whose product MSDAVLQLLNVESAYGPINAIRGVSLKVRQGEIATVLGSNGAGKTTILKTISGIIDPRKGSIEFQGKDITAKDPAYIVQQGLSHVPEGREVFPLLSVKDNLLMGAYTRKDRDGVARDMETVYAYFPILRERAAQDAGLLSGGQQQMLAISRAIMAAPHLILLDEPSLGLSPKLTKEIFEIVVRINRERGTTILLVEQNANMALNAADHGYVLENGRIVMEDTCERLREKDDIKEFYLGVKDDGVRGERRWKKKKTWR is encoded by the coding sequence ATGAGCGACGCAGTGCTTCAGTTGCTGAACGTGGAAAGTGCCTACGGACCCATCAATGCGATCCGCGGGGTCAGCCTGAAGGTCAGGCAAGGCGAGATCGCGACCGTGCTCGGCTCCAACGGGGCCGGCAAGACCACCATCCTGAAGACCATTTCCGGGATCATCGATCCGCGGAAAGGCAGCATCGAATTCCAGGGCAAGGACATCACCGCGAAGGACCCGGCGTACATCGTGCAGCAAGGCCTTAGCCACGTGCCCGAAGGCCGCGAGGTGTTTCCGCTGCTGTCGGTGAAGGACAACCTGCTGATGGGCGCGTACACCCGCAAGGACCGCGACGGCGTGGCGCGCGACATGGAAACGGTCTATGCCTACTTTCCGATCCTTCGCGAGCGCGCCGCGCAGGACGCGGGGCTGCTGTCGGGCGGGCAGCAGCAGATGCTCGCCATCTCGCGCGCGATCATGGCCGCGCCGCACCTCATCCTGCTCGATGAACCGAGCCTGGGCCTGAGCCCGAAGCTCACCAAGGAGATCTTCGAGATCGTGGTGCGCATCAATCGCGAGCGCGGCACCACGATCCTGCTGGTGGAGCAGAACGCGAACATGGCGCTGAACGCGGCGGACCATGGCTACGTGCTGGAGAACGGCCGCATCGTGATGGAAGACACCTGCGAACGCCTGAGGGAAAAGGACGACATCAAGGAGTTCTACCTCGGCGTGAAGGACGACGGCGTGCGCGGCGAGCGGCGCTGGAAAAAGAAGAAGACCTGGAGGTAG
- a CDS encoding 3-hydroxybutyryl-CoA dehydrogenase, with translation MAIQTVGIIGAGTMGNGIAQACAVAGVKVVMVDIAQAAVDKGLATVSGSLDRLIKKEKLTAEQKTAALALIQGSTNYEDLKSAQLVIEAATENHALKLKILKQVDEMLAPEVIVASNTSSISITQLAAATSRPDRFIGMHFFNPVPMMALVEMIRGYLTSDATHDTVKELAERLGKSPITVKNAPGFVVNRILVPMINEAFFVLSEGIATAEDIDAGMKLGCNQPIGPLALADMIGLDVCLAVMEVYLEQFGDSKYRPCPLLKEMVAAGQLGRKTGRGVYTY, from the coding sequence ATGGCTATCCAGACTGTCGGCATCATCGGCGCCGGAACAATGGGCAACGGCATCGCGCAGGCCTGCGCGGTGGCCGGCGTGAAGGTGGTGATGGTCGACATCGCGCAAGCCGCCGTCGACAAGGGCCTGGCCACCGTGTCGGGCAGCCTCGACCGCCTGATCAAGAAAGAGAAGCTCACCGCCGAGCAGAAGACCGCCGCGCTGGCGCTCATCCAGGGCTCGACGAACTACGAAGACCTGAAGAGCGCGCAACTGGTGATCGAGGCCGCCACCGAGAACCACGCGCTCAAGCTCAAGATCCTCAAGCAGGTCGACGAGATGCTGGCGCCGGAAGTGATCGTCGCCTCGAACACTTCGTCGATCTCCATCACGCAGCTGGCCGCCGCCACCTCGCGCCCCGACCGCTTCATCGGCATGCACTTCTTCAACCCGGTGCCGATGATGGCGCTGGTGGAGATGATCCGCGGCTACCTCACGAGCGATGCCACCCACGACACGGTGAAGGAACTGGCCGAGCGCCTGGGCAAGTCGCCGATCACGGTGAAGAACGCACCGGGCTTCGTGGTCAACCGCATCCTGGTGCCGATGATCAACGAGGCCTTCTTCGTGCTGTCCGAAGGCATCGCCACGGCGGAAGACATCGACGCCGGCATGAAGCTGGGCTGCAACCAGCCCATCGGCCCGCTGGCGCTCGCCGACATGATCGGCCTGGACGTGTGCCTGGCGGTGATGGAGGTCTACCTCGAGCAGTTCGGCGACTCCAAGTACCGCCCCTGCCCGCTGCTGAAGGAGATGGTCGCCGCGGGCCAACTAGGCCGCAAGACCGGCCGCGGCGTGTATACGTACTGA
- a CDS encoding type III pantothenate kinase: MSSPFLAIDIGNTRLKWALYDSAGPGAALQAQGAEFLDHIERLADGPWADLPAPASMLGCVVAGDAVRRRAEEQINERFDCTPRWVMPSAGEAGIVNGYDHPTRLGADRFVAMIGARHRMLAEQGGKGPLPMVVVLIGTAVTVEAIDADGKFLGGLILPGHGIMLRALESGTAGLHVPTGEVREFPTNTSDALTSGGTYAIAGAVERMVQHVRSHCGMEPACYMTGGAGWKMAPVMNGHFELVESLIMDGLLVIARERG; encoded by the coding sequence ATGTCATCCCCCTTCCTCGCCATCGACATCGGCAACACCCGCCTCAAGTGGGCGCTCTACGACTCGGCCGGCCCCGGCGCCGCGTTGCAGGCGCAGGGCGCCGAATTCCTCGACCACATCGAACGGCTGGCCGACGGCCCGTGGGCCGACCTGCCGGCACCTGCGTCCATGCTGGGCTGCGTGGTGGCCGGCGACGCCGTGCGGCGTCGCGCCGAAGAGCAGATCAACGAACGCTTCGACTGCACCCCGCGCTGGGTCATGCCGAGCGCGGGCGAGGCCGGCATCGTCAACGGCTACGACCATCCCACGCGCCTGGGCGCCGACCGCTTCGTGGCGATGATCGGCGCGCGCCACCGCATGCTGGCGGAGCAGGGCGGCAAGGGGCCGCTGCCGATGGTGGTGGTGCTGATCGGCACGGCCGTGACGGTCGAGGCCATCGACGCCGACGGCAAGTTCCTGGGCGGGCTGATCCTGCCGGGCCACGGCATCATGCTGCGCGCGCTGGAGTCGGGCACGGCCGGGCTGCACGTGCCCACCGGCGAGGTGCGCGAATTTCCGACCAACACCAGCGACGCGCTGACCAGCGGCGGCACGTATGCCATAGCCGGCGCGGTCGAGCGCATGGTGCAGCACGTGCGCTCGCACTGCGGGATGGAGCCGGCCTGCTACATGACGGGCGGTGCGGGCTGGAAGATGGCGCCCGTGATGAACGGGCACTTCGAACTGGTCGAGAGCCTGATCATGGACGGGCTGCTCGTCATCGCACGAGAAAGAGGCTGA
- the purT gene encoding formate-dependent phosphoribosylglycinamide formyltransferase — MTTLGTPLSPSATRVMLLGSGELGKEVLIALQRLGVETIAVDRYENAPGQQVAHHARTITMSDPAQLKALIEAEKPALVVPEIEAIATPMLQELEDAGVVRVIPTARAARLTMDREGIRRLAAETLGVPTSPYKFCDSLAELQAAIDGVDGKGIGYPCIVKPVMSSSGKGQSKIDGPADVQKAWEYAMAGGRVSHGRVIVEGFIDFDYEITLLTVRAKDAAGAVETKFCDPIGHVQVSGDYVESWQPHPMAPAALQKAQQIAQAVTADLGGQGLFGVELFVKGDEVWFSEVSPRPHDTGMVTMATQWQNEFELHARAILGLPVDTSLKSPGASAVIYGGVDATGIAFDGVAEALQVPGSDIRLFGKPESFTKRRMGVALVHAADTDTARKLAKEAASRVKPRK; from the coding sequence ATGACCACCCTCGGCACCCCCCTTTCCCCCTCCGCCACCCGCGTGATGCTGCTTGGCTCCGGTGAACTCGGCAAGGAGGTGCTGATCGCCCTGCAGCGCCTCGGCGTCGAGACCATCGCGGTCGACCGCTACGAGAATGCCCCCGGTCAGCAGGTGGCGCACCACGCGCGCACCATCACCATGAGCGACCCGGCGCAGCTCAAGGCGCTGATCGAGGCCGAGAAGCCCGCCCTGGTGGTGCCCGAGATCGAGGCCATCGCCACGCCGATGCTGCAGGAGCTCGAGGACGCCGGCGTGGTGCGCGTGATTCCCACGGCCCGCGCTGCCCGCCTCACGATGGACCGCGAAGGCATCCGCCGCCTGGCGGCCGAGACGCTGGGCGTGCCCACCAGCCCCTACAAGTTCTGCGACTCGCTGGCCGAGCTGCAGGCGGCCATCGACGGCGTGGACGGCAAAGGAATAGGCTACCCCTGCATCGTCAAGCCGGTGATGAGCAGCTCCGGCAAGGGCCAGAGCAAGATCGACGGCCCCGCCGACGTGCAGAAGGCCTGGGAATACGCCATGGCCGGCGGCCGTGTGAGTCATGGCCGTGTGATCGTCGAGGGCTTCATCGATTTCGATTACGAGATCACGCTGCTGACCGTGCGCGCCAAAGACGCAGCCGGTGCCGTGGAAACGAAGTTCTGCGACCCCATCGGCCATGTGCAGGTGAGCGGCGACTACGTCGAAAGCTGGCAGCCGCACCCCATGGCACCCGCCGCGCTGCAGAAGGCGCAGCAGATCGCGCAGGCCGTCACGGCCGACCTCGGCGGCCAGGGCCTGTTCGGCGTGGAGCTGTTCGTGAAGGGCGACGAGGTCTGGTTCAGCGAAGTCAGTCCGCGCCCGCACGACACCGGCATGGTCACCATGGCCACCCAGTGGCAGAACGAGTTCGAGCTGCATGCGCGCGCCATCCTCGGCCTGCCGGTCGATACGTCGCTCAAGAGCCCGGGCGCGAGCGCAGTGATCTATGGCGGCGTGGATGCCACCGGCATCGCCTTCGACGGCGTCGCCGAGGCCCTGCAGGTACCGGGCAGCGACATCCGCCTGTTCGGCAAGCCCGAGAGCTTCACCAAGCGCCGCATGGGCGTGGCGCTGGTGCACGCGGCCGACACCGACACCGCGCGCAAGCTGGCCAAGGAAGCCGCCTCGCGTGTGAAGCCACGTAAATAA
- a CDS encoding alpha/beta hydrolase, with amino-acid sequence MLHPQARALLDFIEARGIPPTHTLSPADARAFYRERRATTQPLPAEVAEVRDLAAEGPQGPVPVRLYRPLGSGAGPLPVLVYYHGGGWVIGDLDTHDVLCRELANDAGCAVVAVDYRMGPEHRFPAAVDDVLAATRWVRRESAGLGLDASRMAVGGDSAGGNLAAVVAIAARDAGNLPLVYQLLIYPATDMRRGHPSHQANGQGYLLTRDTMAYFHDHYITDAAHDLDWRASPLLHTDLSRLPPALVVTAGYDPLRDEGAAYAEALTTAGNRAAYVCFERQIHGFITMGKVLDEAGTAVALCASELRRAFAQA; translated from the coding sequence ATGCTGCATCCCCAGGCGCGTGCCTTGCTCGACTTCATCGAGGCGCGCGGCATACCGCCGACCCATACCCTCTCGCCTGCGGACGCGCGCGCGTTCTATCGCGAGCGCCGTGCCACCACGCAACCGCTGCCCGCCGAAGTGGCGGAGGTGCGCGACCTGGCTGCCGAAGGCCCGCAGGGTCCTGTTCCGGTGCGGCTCTACCGGCCGCTGGGTTCGGGCGCCGGCCCGCTGCCGGTGCTGGTGTACTACCACGGCGGCGGCTGGGTCATCGGTGACCTCGACACGCACGACGTGCTGTGCCGTGAGCTGGCCAACGACGCCGGCTGCGCGGTGGTGGCGGTCGACTACCGCATGGGGCCGGAACACCGCTTCCCGGCCGCAGTGGACGACGTGCTCGCCGCCACGCGCTGGGTGCGCCGCGAATCCGCGGGGCTGGGGCTCGACGCGAGCCGCATGGCCGTGGGCGGCGACAGCGCCGGCGGCAATCTCGCGGCCGTGGTGGCGATCGCCGCGCGCGATGCGGGCAACCTGCCCCTCGTCTACCAGCTGCTGATCTACCCCGCCACCGACATGCGCCGCGGCCACCCGTCGCACCAGGCCAACGGGCAGGGCTACCTGCTGACGCGCGACACGATGGCCTACTTCCACGACCACTACATCACCGACGCTGCGCACGATCTCGACTGGCGCGCCTCGCCGCTGCTGCATACCGACCTGTCGAGGCTGCCGCCCGCACTGGTCGTCACCGCCGGCTACGACCCGCTGCGCGACGAAGGCGCGGCCTATGCCGAGGCGCTCACCACCGCCGGCAACAGGGCGGCGTACGTGTGCTTCGAGCGGCAGATCCATGGCTTCATCACCATGGGCAAGGTGCTCGACGAGGCCGGCACCGCGGTCGCGCTGTGCGCCAGTGAATTGCGCCGCGCGTTCGCGCAGGCCTAG
- a CDS encoding helix-turn-helix domain-containing protein: MQRTRTTTPPPGGAARQGERLMWLTPHRVFYAGLLGAAAERTMGGHGVCVSPAGAPPNRIRIGGGAWQSGELIVVPPHVPHQVESEHPLIFSLLIESESVDPARMPAFLQHCGPVEAPAFVQRVRDAHARLLAASQRGTDFDGFDFDRLFFGEALAPRVLDPRIRKVAEAINADPAAPTSAEDCAASVHLSFSRFLHLFKQETGMAFRAFRAWKRARSLLRYVRQASTLTDIALDTGYPDSTHFSHSIRQVYGLKPSDILAGSRRLALHDAAGGFRH, from the coding sequence ATGCAGCGAACGAGGACGACGACGCCGCCCCCGGGTGGTGCCGCACGGCAGGGCGAACGGCTGATGTGGCTCACGCCGCACCGGGTGTTCTATGCCGGCCTGCTCGGCGCCGCGGCCGAGCGCACAATGGGTGGGCACGGCGTGTGCGTGTCGCCCGCCGGTGCGCCGCCCAACCGCATCCGCATCGGTGGCGGCGCGTGGCAGTCCGGCGAGCTCATCGTGGTGCCGCCGCACGTGCCGCACCAGGTGGAGAGCGAGCATCCGCTGATCTTCAGCCTGCTGATCGAGTCGGAGTCGGTCGACCCCGCGCGCATGCCGGCCTTCCTGCAGCACTGCGGCCCGGTGGAGGCGCCGGCGTTCGTGCAGCGCGTGCGCGATGCCCATGCGCGGCTGCTGGCCGCCTCTCAGCGCGGCACGGACTTCGATGGCTTCGACTTCGACAGGTTGTTCTTCGGCGAAGCGCTGGCGCCGCGCGTGCTCGATCCGCGCATCCGCAAGGTGGCCGAGGCCATCAACGCAGACCCCGCCGCGCCCACGTCGGCGGAAGACTGCGCGGCCTCGGTGCACCTGTCGTTCTCGCGCTTCCTGCATCTGTTCAAGCAGGAAACCGGCATGGCCTTTCGCGCATTCCGCGCCTGGAAGCGCGCGCGCAGCCTGCTGCGCTACGTGCGGCAGGCCTCCACGCTCACCGACATCGCGCTCGACACGGGTTACCCCGATTCGACGCACTTCAGCCATTCGATCCGCCAGGTCTACGGCCTCAAGCCCAGCGACATCCTGGCCGGCTCGCGCCGCCTCGCGCTGCACGACGCGGCAGGCGGCTTCCGGCACTGA
- a CDS encoding ABC transporter ATP-binding protein, producing MSQDILLSARELSVRFGGVLAVNKVSFDVRRGEVFTLIGPNGAGKTTVFNLISRIYTPTTGQITWHGEAGGPIALTQQAPHAIAALGIARTFQNIELFEHATVLHNLLIGRHTHRRTGFWSEVFFTPATRRAEIAAREKAEQVIELLDLQHHRDSMVAGLPYGVRKVVELARALCTEPKLLLLDEPSSGLNVEETADMAFWIQDIQHELGVSVLMVEHDMSLVSKVSDRVLAMNMGEVLATGSPREVQADPRVVEAYLGTVDDVSSLRRRVAA from the coding sequence ATGAGCCAGGACATCCTCCTGTCTGCGAGAGAGCTGAGCGTGCGCTTCGGCGGCGTGCTGGCGGTCAACAAAGTGAGCTTCGACGTGCGCCGCGGCGAGGTGTTCACGCTGATCGGCCCGAACGGCGCAGGCAAGACGACGGTGTTCAACCTGATCAGCCGCATCTACACGCCGACCACCGGCCAGATCACCTGGCATGGCGAGGCGGGCGGGCCGATCGCGCTGACGCAGCAGGCGCCGCACGCCATCGCTGCGCTGGGCATCGCGCGCACCTTCCAGAACATCGAGCTGTTCGAGCATGCGACGGTGCTGCACAACCTGCTGATCGGCCGCCACACGCACCGGCGCACGGGGTTCTGGAGCGAGGTGTTCTTCACGCCCGCCACGCGGCGCGCGGAGATCGCGGCACGCGAGAAGGCGGAGCAGGTGATCGAGCTGCTCGACCTGCAGCACCACCGCGATTCGATGGTGGCGGGCTTGCCCTACGGCGTTCGCAAGGTGGTCGAACTGGCGCGCGCGCTGTGCACCGAGCCGAAGCTGCTGCTGCTCGACGAGCCGTCTTCGGGTCTCAACGTCGAAGAGACGGCGGACATGGCGTTCTGGATCCAGGACATCCAGCACGAGCTGGGCGTGTCGGTGCTGATGGTGGAGCACGACATGTCGCTGGTGTCCAAGGTGTCGGACCGCGTGCTGGCGATGAACATGGGCGAGGTGCTGGCGACGGGATCGCCTCGCGAGGTACAGGCCGATCCGCGTGTGGTCGAGGCTTATCTCGGGACCGTTGACGACGTGAGCAGCTTGCGGAGGAGGGTGGCTGCATGA